From Synoicihabitans lomoniglobus, the proteins below share one genomic window:
- a CDS encoding aldehyde dehydrogenase family protein has protein sequence MTAHPMLIAGEWRSAPADASTFQPSNPSTGELLPDTYPVASSAEIDALLDAGLSASQTLAETDPTAIAAFLEAYADGIAAATDELAALASTETGLPVKPRLEVVEIPRTTGQLRQAAAAARAGDWKQPVIDTANNLRSQLEPLGKPVLVIGPNNFPFAFNGIAGGDFAAAIATGHAVIAKAHPAHPGTSKRLAEIALAATATAGVPTATIQLYYRSSHAEGHRMASDPRLGAIGFTGSEGAGRKIKAAADAVGKPAYFELSSVNPVAFLPGALAEKAADLATEFSGSCLLGTGQFCTNPGLLLTIAGADTETFLTTAAANFNAAPSGVMLVPSLPGELDASVKALVADGAELMGRGTQPTEPGFRAQPALLRVSGATFLGDPKAFQREMFGPGALVVVAADADELAAVAEHLESSLTASFYSASDGSDDALYDRLVPIIAAKAGRLLNDKMPTGVAVSPAMVHGGPFPAGGHPGFTAVGIPASLRRFGALRCYDNVRAGRLPATLQDKNPNGVIWRLIDGTWTQADVAS, from the coding sequence ATGACCGCACACCCCATGCTCATCGCCGGCGAATGGCGCTCCGCGCCCGCCGATGCATCCACGTTTCAACCCAGCAATCCATCGACGGGGGAGCTGTTGCCCGACACGTATCCCGTGGCTTCGAGCGCCGAAATCGACGCGCTGCTCGACGCCGGTTTGAGCGCGAGCCAAACGCTTGCTGAAACCGACCCGACCGCCATCGCGGCGTTTTTGGAGGCCTATGCCGATGGCATTGCCGCCGCGACCGACGAGTTGGCCGCCCTCGCTTCGACTGAAACCGGTCTGCCGGTTAAACCGCGCCTGGAGGTTGTCGAAATCCCCCGCACCACCGGCCAGCTGCGGCAAGCCGCCGCCGCCGCACGGGCGGGCGATTGGAAACAACCCGTCATCGACACCGCCAACAACCTGCGCTCGCAACTCGAACCGTTGGGCAAACCCGTTCTCGTGATCGGCCCCAACAATTTTCCGTTCGCCTTCAATGGCATCGCGGGCGGCGATTTCGCGGCCGCCATTGCCACCGGACACGCCGTGATTGCCAAGGCGCACCCCGCCCATCCCGGCACCAGCAAACGTCTCGCCGAGATTGCGCTCGCCGCCACGGCCACCGCCGGCGTGCCGACTGCCACGATTCAGCTCTACTACCGTTCCTCCCACGCCGAGGGCCACCGCATGGCGAGTGATCCGCGTTTGGGCGCGATCGGTTTCACCGGCAGCGAAGGCGCCGGTCGCAAAATCAAGGCCGCCGCCGACGCCGTGGGTAAACCCGCCTACTTCGAGCTCAGCAGTGTCAATCCGGTGGCGTTCCTGCCGGGGGCGCTCGCCGAGAAAGCCGCGGATTTGGCCACCGAGTTCAGCGGTTCCTGCCTGTTGGGCACCGGTCAGTTCTGCACGAATCCGGGGCTGCTGCTCACCATTGCCGGAGCCGATACGGAAACATTTCTCACCACGGCGGCGGCTAATTTTAACGCGGCCCCATCCGGTGTGATGCTCGTGCCTTCCCTGCCCGGCGAGCTCGATGCGAGCGTCAAGGCCCTGGTCGCGGATGGCGCCGAACTGATGGGTCGCGGCACCCAGCCGACGGAGCCCGGTTTCCGCGCTCAACCTGCCCTGCTCCGCGTGAGCGGTGCGACTTTCCTCGGTGATCCCAAGGCCTTCCAACGCGAAATGTTCGGACCGGGCGCGCTTGTTGTGGTCGCCGCCGATGCCGATGAACTCGCTGCCGTCGCCGAGCATCTGGAGTCATCGCTCACCGCCTCGTTTTACTCCGCCTCCGACGGCAGTGACGACGCACTTTACGATCGTCTGGTCCCGATCATCGCCGCCAAAGCGGGCCGTTTGCTCAATGACAAGATGCCCACGGGAGTCGCAGTCTCGCCCGCCATGGTGCACGGCGGTCCGTTCCCGGCGGGAGGCCACCCGGGCTTTACGGCCGTGGGCATCCCGGCCTCGCTACGTCGCTTCGGTGCGCTGCGTTGCTACGACAACGTCCGTGCCGGTCGATTACCCGCGACGCTTCAGGACAAGAATCCGAACGGTGTCATCTGGCGCCTGATCGACGGCACGTGGACCCAAGCCGACGTGGCTTCCTGA
- a CDS encoding tRNA-uridine aminocarboxypropyltransferase translates to MSRATCYRCFWPQAHCWCEQIVPMGTATRYVLLMHPKEFRREKANTGRLTHLCLSNSEIIQGVAFDDHPRVKAVLADPSKHVVLLYPGDEAVNLSLSPTSPVTPPGKELVVLLLDATWSCARKMLKMSPSLQRLPRIMFTPSTPSRYVIKQQPFNGCLSTLESVHEVLTALAARGEDRYELPRQLLEIFDRMQQFQIKCAVDPNLGGYRRQPYKPAGERKPFTGKSSRRRANLFRFGDQPEAEASD, encoded by the coding sequence ATGAGTCGAGCGACCTGTTACCGTTGTTTTTGGCCCCAAGCCCATTGTTGGTGCGAACAAATCGTGCCGATGGGCACCGCCACGCGTTACGTGCTGCTGATGCACCCGAAGGAGTTTCGGCGGGAAAAGGCCAACACCGGGAGGCTCACGCACTTGTGCCTGAGTAATAGCGAGATCATCCAAGGCGTCGCGTTTGACGATCATCCGCGGGTCAAAGCCGTGCTGGCCGATCCGAGCAAGCACGTGGTGCTGCTTTATCCCGGCGACGAAGCCGTCAACCTGTCACTCTCGCCGACATCGCCCGTCACCCCGCCGGGGAAGGAGCTTGTCGTGCTGTTGCTCGACGCCACTTGGAGTTGCGCCCGCAAGATGTTGAAAATGAGTCCCTCGTTGCAGCGGTTGCCGCGGATCATGTTCACGCCGTCGACTCCCAGTCGCTACGTCATCAAGCAGCAGCCGTTCAACGGATGCCTTTCCACCCTGGAATCGGTCCACGAGGTGCTGACCGCCTTGGCCGCCCGGGGCGAAGACCGCTACGAGCTGCCGCGGCAATTGCTGGAGATTTTCGACCGGATGCAACAGTTCCAGATCAAGTGCGCGGTGGATCCGAATTTGGGAGGGTATCGACGTCAGCCCTACAAACCGGCCGGCGAACGCAAACCATTCACGGGGAAAAGCTCGCGCCGCCGCGCCAACTTGTTCCGGTTTGGCGATCAGCCCGAGGCGGAGGCGTCCGATTGA
- a CDS encoding aldehyde dehydrogenase family protein, with translation MKPLHPLLIDGVWTSPEESTDSFSAADPSTGEDLTAYFPLSGQATIDRLLNAAGLASRTLANTAPTALASFLDNYATAIDEHAEELATLAHRETGLPRRPRLLEVEIPRTIKQLRDAAQSARSEDWTMPTIDTAHDIRSRLESLAKPVLVMGPNNFPFAYNGICGGDFAAAVATGHAVIAKSHPAHPGTTQRLAELALVAATAAHLPPATVQLFYHCSPEVGLSLAGDSRLGAIGFTGSETAGRKIKAAADAVGTPGYFEMSGVNPVTILPGALVERPEEIAHEFCDSCHQGTGQFCTSPGLVLTVEGLGFDRFLAAAAKRFDGATLGPMLSRALPSHLKASVKALLHAGALMVARGTTPAETGFTVAPVLLRVSGRTFLNDPAVFQNEMFGPAALVVVAANSTELVQIAQRLNASLTGSIYSVTDQTDDLLYERISSILAPRIGRLLNDKMPTGVAVSPAMMHGGPFPAGGHPGFTAVGMPASLRRFGALRCYDHVRPHRLPASLRNENPTGKLWRSIDGVWTQSDASASG, from the coding sequence ATGAAACCACTTCATCCGCTGCTGATCGACGGGGTTTGGACGTCCCCGGAGGAGTCTACCGATTCATTTTCAGCCGCCGACCCCAGCACGGGTGAAGACCTGACCGCCTACTTTCCGCTTTCCGGCCAAGCCACCATCGATCGGTTGCTTAACGCGGCGGGATTGGCATCCCGCACCCTCGCCAACACCGCCCCCACCGCGCTGGCCTCTTTTCTGGACAACTACGCCACTGCCATCGACGAGCATGCGGAGGAACTCGCCACTCTCGCTCATCGTGAAACCGGGTTGCCCCGGCGTCCGCGACTCCTCGAAGTTGAAATCCCTCGCACCATTAAACAGCTCCGCGATGCCGCACAGTCGGCGCGTTCCGAGGACTGGACGATGCCGACCATCGACACGGCCCACGATATCCGTTCGCGTCTCGAGTCGTTGGCCAAACCGGTGCTGGTGATGGGCCCGAACAACTTTCCTTTCGCCTACAACGGCATCTGCGGGGGAGATTTCGCCGCGGCCGTTGCCACCGGTCACGCCGTGATCGCCAAATCGCACCCGGCGCACCCCGGCACAACCCAACGCCTCGCCGAACTCGCGCTGGTCGCGGCAACCGCCGCCCATCTCCCGCCCGCCACGGTTCAGCTTTTCTACCATTGTTCGCCCGAGGTGGGTCTGAGTCTCGCCGGCGATTCGCGACTGGGCGCCATTGGGTTTACCGGCAGCGAAACCGCAGGGCGCAAAATCAAAGCGGCGGCCGACGCGGTCGGCACACCGGGTTATTTTGAAATGAGCGGAGTGAATCCGGTCACCATTTTACCCGGAGCGCTGGTTGAACGGCCGGAGGAGATCGCCCACGAGTTTTGCGACTCCTGCCATCAGGGCACGGGACAGTTCTGCACCAGCCCGGGTTTGGTGCTCACGGTGGAGGGGTTGGGGTTCGATCGATTTTTGGCGGCCGCAGCGAAACGGTTCGATGGCGCCACCCTCGGCCCCATGCTCTCCCGCGCACTGCCGTCCCACTTGAAGGCAAGCGTCAAAGCGCTGTTGCATGCCGGGGCACTCATGGTCGCTCGCGGCACGACTCCCGCGGAAACCGGATTCACTGTCGCGCCCGTGCTGCTCCGCGTTTCCGGTCGCACGTTTCTCAACGACCCGGCGGTTTTTCAAAACGAGATGTTTGGTCCCGCTGCACTCGTCGTGGTCGCGGCCAATTCCACCGAACTGGTCCAGATTGCGCAAAGACTGAACGCTTCGCTCACCGGATCGATTTACTCCGTGACGGATCAAACGGACGACCTGCTCTATGAGCGGATTTCCTCGATCCTCGCTCCGCGCATCGGCCGATTACTGAATGACAAAATGCCGACCGGGGTGGCCGTTTCCCCGGCCATGATGCACGGCGGACCATTCCCGGCCGGTGGCCATCCGGGGTTTACCGCTGTCGGCATGCCGGCTTCGCTCCGTCGGTTCGGCGCTTTACGCTGCTATGATCACGTGCGGCCACACCGCTTGCCCGCTTCGTTGCGCAACGAAAACCCCACCGGCAAACTTTGGCGCTCCATCGATGGTGTCTGGACTCAATCGGACGCCTCCGCCTCGGGCTGA
- a CDS encoding chemotaxis protein CheW, translating to MLFILFQLDRDHYALEASRVKVVLPLVRVKRIPGAADGVQGLFNYRGQPVPVIDLSRMALGRPARESLSTRLLVVSYRDRTGGTRLLGLVAEYATETLRRDPEDFVESGLKNDGSPYLGPVARDPRGLIQWVEVDRLLSAEVHDQLFPPGTEVVA from the coding sequence ATGCTTTTCATTCTATTCCAACTCGATCGCGATCACTACGCCCTGGAGGCTTCCCGGGTCAAAGTCGTGCTGCCGTTGGTGCGGGTGAAACGAATTCCCGGCGCCGCAGACGGTGTGCAGGGGCTTTTCAACTACAGAGGACAACCCGTGCCCGTGATCGATTTGAGTCGAATGGCATTGGGGCGTCCGGCGCGGGAGAGCCTCAGCACCCGGCTCCTGGTCGTTTCCTACCGGGATCGCACCGGGGGGACTCGGCTGCTCGGACTCGTCGCCGAGTATGCCACGGAAACGCTGCGTCGCGATCCGGAGGATTTTGTGGAATCGGGACTTAAAAATGATGGTAGTCCCTACCTCGGTCCGGTGGCCAGGGACCCGCGGGGGTTGATTCAATGGGTGGAGGTTGATCGACTTTTATCAGCCGAAGTGCACGACCAACTATTCCCCCCGGGCACGGAGGTGGTGGCGTGA
- a CDS encoding CheR family methyltransferase yields MKTTEIEDLLRRTMGLDAASIGSESIRRAVALRREIRGGISPTSYVEQLRENREELQELIEEVVVPETWFFRDAGAFEALTQMMTERKASGDETAWPLRVLSLPCSTGEEPYSLAMALLDAGLEPESFSIDAIDISARALQRARLAVFGRNSFRGDQLSFRNRYFTPEGSRWQLRDLVRSRVRFTRANLLGDTLPEVVRAAAYDVIFCRNLLIYFDRPTQNRSVSTLTALLAPTGCFFVGPSETALMLDHGFSAVKSPRSFAFRRAEPRVSQPVVRNRVAVKSRCAPSPPKVPAARVKRLPFSHLKSPTPRSAGPVGMAEAMRLADQGKLVEARAAGEQVLEQQGPSAAVFYVLGLVRDAAGDTVSAMEFYRKALYLEPRHAEALVHLAILLEERGEVAGASRLMERVRRLEAKVGS; encoded by the coding sequence GTGAAAACGACCGAAATTGAGGACCTTCTCCGTCGCACGATGGGACTCGATGCGGCGTCCATCGGGAGTGAAAGTATTCGGCGAGCCGTAGCGCTGCGGCGGGAAATCCGTGGCGGCATTTCGCCGACGTCCTACGTGGAACAACTGCGCGAGAATCGAGAGGAATTGCAGGAGTTGATCGAGGAAGTGGTGGTGCCGGAGACTTGGTTCTTCCGCGATGCCGGGGCGTTCGAAGCGCTGACCCAAATGATGACGGAACGAAAAGCGTCCGGGGATGAGACAGCGTGGCCGTTGCGCGTGCTGAGCCTGCCGTGTTCAACCGGGGAGGAACCGTATTCCTTGGCGATGGCTTTGCTCGACGCCGGCCTGGAACCGGAATCGTTTTCCATCGATGCCATCGACATCAGTGCAAGGGCCCTGCAGCGCGCCCGTCTGGCGGTTTTCGGACGCAATTCCTTTCGAGGCGATCAACTCTCATTTCGCAACCGCTACTTCACCCCGGAAGGCTCGCGCTGGCAGTTGCGCGATCTCGTCCGTTCACGCGTGCGCTTCACGCGGGCGAATCTCCTGGGCGACACCCTGCCGGAGGTGGTGCGAGCCGCCGCCTATGACGTGATTTTTTGTCGAAACCTGCTCATCTACTTTGATCGCCCCACGCAGAACCGGAGCGTCTCGACGCTCACGGCATTGTTGGCACCAACCGGTTGTTTTTTTGTGGGCCCCTCGGAGACCGCGTTGATGCTGGATCACGGTTTTTCGGCCGTGAAATCGCCGCGGTCGTTTGCGTTTCGACGTGCCGAACCGCGGGTTTCCCAACCCGTCGTGCGTAACCGTGTGGCGGTAAAATCACGGTGCGCTCCGTCGCCGCCAAAGGTGCCTGCGGCGCGGGTGAAACGATTGCCATTCTCCCACCTCAAATCCCCGACGCCGCGATCAGCCGGACCCGTTGGCATGGCGGAGGCCATGCGCTTGGCCGACCAAGGCAAACTTGTCGAAGCGCGGGCGGCCGGTGAGCAAGTTTTGGAGCAACAAGGTCCTTCTGCGGCCGTTTTTTATGTGCTCGGTTTGGTGCGGGATGCCGCGGGTGACACGGTGAGTGCGATGGAGTTTTATCGCAAGGCGCTGTATCTCGAACCGCGCCACGCGGAAGCGTTGGTGCATCTCGCGATTTTGTTGGAAGAGCGGGGTGAGGTTGCCGGCGCGTCGCGTTTAATGGAACGCGTTCGTCGACTCGAAGCCAAGGTAGGGTCTTGA
- a CDS encoding sodium:solute symporter: MTTLDWIIIAAYFVVLATIAWYSSRKTDTTTDYFLAGRNVPWFVVGCSLLASNIGSEHIVGLAGNGASSGMAMAHWELHAWIMLMLGWVFVPFYYRSGVFTMPEFLERRFDSRSRWTLSIVSLIAYVFTKVSVTVYAGAVVFMTLLPDTFGSPENAFWVGALTTVVLTGIYTVIGGLRAVLYTEVAQTGLLLFGSVFITLFGLQQLGGWGELKTVLGANADNFALWRPMSDPDFPWLGIMIASPIVGIWYWCTDQYIVQRTLAARSLRDARRGAIFGGFLKVLPVFVFLIPGMIGYALHTKGIMIIPSKADGSTNGDMVFPTMVATLLPAGLRGIVVAGLLSALMSSLASLFNSCATLFTVDIYSKLRPDRSEKELVRVGRFATGCVVVLGVIWIPVMKYVSGGGLYQYLQSVQGYLAPPITATFLLGLFFKRINARGAFIGLTSGFVLGMIKLTVQALDGGGAFGDSGLLHAIGSYNFLYASGWLFLISIITVVVASLTAPAPSAEQLRGLTYTSITPEQATENRASWGAPEVWATVGVLALVGGIYVYFSFWLS, encoded by the coding sequence ATGACTACTCTCGATTGGATCATCATCGCCGCCTACTTCGTGGTGCTCGCGACCATCGCGTGGTATAGCTCGCGCAAGACCGATACCACCACCGACTACTTCCTCGCCGGGCGCAATGTGCCGTGGTTTGTGGTCGGTTGCTCGTTGCTCGCTTCCAACATCGGCTCCGAGCATATCGTCGGTCTGGCGGGCAACGGGGCCTCCAGTGGCATGGCCATGGCTCATTGGGAACTGCATGCGTGGATCATGCTCATGCTCGGTTGGGTCTTCGTGCCGTTTTACTACCGATCGGGCGTGTTCACCATGCCGGAGTTTTTGGAGCGCCGCTTCGACAGTCGGTCACGTTGGACCCTGTCGATCGTATCACTGATCGCCTACGTCTTCACCAAGGTATCGGTCACCGTCTACGCCGGTGCCGTGGTATTCATGACGTTGTTACCCGACACCTTTGGTTCGCCGGAGAACGCCTTTTGGGTGGGCGCGCTGACGACCGTCGTGCTCACCGGCATCTACACCGTCATCGGCGGTTTGCGTGCGGTGCTTTACACCGAAGTGGCGCAGACGGGGCTGCTACTGTTCGGCTCGGTGTTCATCACCCTGTTCGGACTGCAACAACTCGGGGGCTGGGGAGAGCTCAAAACTGTGCTCGGGGCCAACGCCGACAACTTCGCCCTCTGGCGGCCGATGAGTGACCCGGACTTCCCCTGGCTCGGCATCATGATCGCCTCACCAATCGTCGGGATTTGGTATTGGTGCACGGACCAATACATCGTGCAACGCACCCTCGCCGCCCGATCCCTGCGCGATGCGCGTCGCGGCGCGATTTTCGGTGGATTCCTCAAGGTCCTACCGGTTTTCGTTTTTCTCATTCCCGGTATGATCGGTTATGCGCTGCACACCAAAGGCATCATGATCATTCCGTCGAAAGCGGACGGTTCCACCAACGGAGACATGGTGTTTCCGACGATGGTGGCGACGTTGCTGCCGGCCGGGCTGCGTGGCATCGTGGTTGCGGGGCTTTTATCCGCGCTGATGAGTTCGTTGGCGTCGCTCTTCAATTCCTGCGCCACGCTGTTTACCGTGGATATCTATAGCAAGCTGCGGCCCGACCGCTCTGAAAAGGAGCTCGTTCGCGTCGGTCGTTTTGCGACGGGCTGTGTGGTCGTGCTCGGCGTGATTTGGATTCCGGTCATGAAATACGTGTCGGGCGGAGGCCTCTATCAATACCTGCAGAGTGTGCAGGGCTACCTCGCCCCGCCCATTACCGCGACGTTCCTGCTCGGGTTGTTTTTCAAACGCATCAACGCCCGTGGCGCATTCATTGGCCTTACCAGTGGCTTTGTGTTGGGCATGATCAAATTGACCGTGCAAGCGTTGGACGGTGGCGGGGCATTTGGCGATTCCGGTCTGCTTCACGCCATCGGTTCCTACAACTTTCTCTACGCCTCCGGTTGGCTGTTTCTCATCAGTATCATCACCGTGGTCGTTGCCTCACTGACCGCGCCCGCGCCGTCCGCGGAGCAGTTACGGGGCCTGACCTACACGTCGATCACGCCGGAACAAGCGACCGAGAACCGCGCCTCTTGGGGCGCACCCGAAGTATGGGCCACGGTCGGGGTGCTCGCGCTCGTGGGCGGCATCTACGTCTACTTCAGTTTTTGGCTGAGCTAG
- a CDS encoding 3-keto-disaccharide hydrolase codes for MRRISCRLLALALLGSPLFGQNELPPPEMTEYWSPQPVIVSAQPGQVPSDAIVLFDGTSLDAWESAGPDGGKAPWDLVDGALVVKPKSGDIRTQAAFGDVQLHLEWRAPLPIVGKSQGRGNSGVFFMERYEVQVLDSHRNPTYVNGGASSVYKQHPPLVNATQPPGEWNTYDIVFVAPRFDAGGKLTSPARVTVFHNGVLTQLDVHLAGPTEWRGLPSYKYHVPRLPIKLQDHGNPMAFRNIWVRELTLPTSTIVE; via the coding sequence ATGCGTCGCATCTCTTGCCGCCTGCTCGCCCTCGCCCTCCTTGGATCACCGCTTTTCGGCCAAAACGAACTGCCGCCGCCGGAAATGACGGAATATTGGTCGCCCCAACCCGTCATCGTATCCGCCCAACCCGGACAAGTGCCATCCGATGCCATTGTGCTCTTCGATGGAACATCCCTCGATGCGTGGGAATCGGCCGGTCCCGACGGCGGCAAAGCGCCGTGGGATCTCGTGGATGGCGCCTTGGTCGTTAAACCCAAATCGGGAGACATTCGCACCCAAGCCGCCTTTGGCGACGTGCAACTCCACCTGGAATGGCGCGCCCCGTTGCCCATCGTCGGGAAGAGCCAGGGCCGCGGCAACAGCGGCGTGTTCTTCATGGAGCGTTACGAGGTGCAGGTGCTCGATTCGCACCGCAACCCGACCTACGTGAACGGCGGCGCTTCCTCCGTTTACAAACAACACCCACCTTTGGTGAACGCGACTCAACCTCCCGGTGAATGGAATACCTACGACATCGTGTTCGTCGCCCCCCGGTTCGACGCCGGCGGCAAACTGACCTCGCCCGCCCGCGTGACGGTTTTTCACAACGGCGTGCTCACGCAACTCGACGTGCATCTCGCCGGGCCGACCGAGTGGCGGGGGCTTCCCAGTTACAAGTATCACGTGCCGCGCCTACCCATCAAACTGCAGGATCACGGCAACCCGATGGCTTTTCGCAATATCTGGGTGCGCGAACTCACGCTGCCGACGTCGACCATCGTCGAGTGA
- a CDS encoding methyl-accepting chemotaxis protein, with the protein MLVMGVFAFYRIVKIEHEITSLETDSVPGLYGGAQLITNWLDMYALAERHTRAIDDAEQAQIEVRLNERVMQAEMLLTAYESTIRNETDRVLFETFEVELHTYETVQAELLRISAKHDDAATSAFVVNELEPQFIKVERAIEALMDNSKADIDASTAVISHTVVATETGLLVVMVIVLALAVFSAVSLVRAINQPLRTLLAVTEAMRQADFTQRAQLARNDEFRTLGDGFNRMADDLAALVGQVKNSVVQVNTSTTEISATAREQQATASEIAATTSEIGATSKEISATSKDLVRTMGEVSDVADQSAQLADSGQTGLAHMEETMHQVMEAAGGIKSKLAILNEKALNINQVVTTITKVADQTNLLSLNAAIEAEKAGEYGRGFAVVATEIRRLADQTAIATYDIEQMVKEMQSAVSAGVMGMDKFSEEVRRGMDDVQQVGGQLAQIIQQVQALAPRVEAVNEGMQAQSTGAEQISQALEQLSEAAQQTVDSLRQSGEAIDGLNTVSRDLRDGVSRFKLSPAATSGKPAGR; encoded by the coding sequence ATGCTCGTGATGGGGGTCTTCGCCTTCTACCGCATCGTGAAAATAGAACACGAGATCACCAGTCTCGAGACCGACTCCGTTCCCGGCCTCTATGGCGGCGCTCAGCTCATCACCAACTGGCTCGACATGTATGCACTCGCGGAACGTCACACGCGTGCGATCGACGATGCCGAGCAGGCCCAGATCGAGGTGCGATTGAATGAGCGTGTCATGCAGGCCGAAATGCTCCTGACCGCTTACGAATCCACGATTCGAAACGAGACCGACCGGGTGCTGTTCGAAACGTTCGAAGTGGAACTTCACACCTACGAAACAGTGCAGGCGGAACTACTGCGAATCAGTGCAAAGCACGACGACGCGGCGACCTCGGCTTTTGTAGTAAATGAACTCGAACCCCAATTCATCAAAGTCGAACGAGCGATCGAAGCATTGATGGACAATAGCAAGGCGGACATCGATGCTTCGACCGCGGTGATCAGCCATACGGTCGTTGCGACCGAGACCGGCCTGTTGGTGGTCATGGTCATCGTGCTTGCACTCGCCGTGTTTAGCGCGGTTTCGCTGGTTCGCGCGATCAACCAACCTTTACGCACACTGTTGGCCGTGACCGAAGCGATGCGCCAAGCAGACTTCACTCAACGCGCGCAACTGGCGCGCAACGATGAATTTCGAACCCTGGGCGACGGATTCAATCGTATGGCCGATGACCTCGCGGCGCTGGTCGGTCAGGTGAAAAATTCGGTGGTGCAGGTGAATACCTCAACGACCGAGATTTCCGCAACCGCTCGCGAACAACAGGCCACCGCGAGCGAAATCGCCGCCACAACCAGTGAAATCGGAGCCACTTCAAAAGAGATCTCGGCTACCTCCAAGGATTTGGTGCGGACGATGGGTGAAGTTTCTGATGTCGCTGATCAATCCGCTCAACTCGCCGACAGCGGACAGACCGGCTTGGCGCACATGGAAGAGACCATGCATCAAGTCATGGAGGCCGCCGGCGGCATCAAGTCCAAGTTGGCCATCCTTAACGAAAAGGCCCTCAACATCAACCAGGTCGTAACCACGATCACGAAGGTTGCCGACCAAACCAATCTCCTGTCCCTCAACGCTGCCATTGAGGCGGAAAAAGCCGGTGAATACGGCCGCGGATTCGCCGTCGTGGCGACCGAGATTCGCCGCCTGGCCGATCAAACCGCGATCGCGACCTATGATATCGAACAAATGGTCAAAGAGATGCAGTCAGCGGTTTCGGCCGGGGTGATGGGGATGGACAAGTTTTCCGAGGAAGTCCGGCGTGGCATGGACGACGTGCAGCAGGTCGGCGGGCAGCTGGCGCAGATCATCCAGCAAGTGCAGGCTCTCGCGCCCCGGGTCGAGGCAGTCAATGAAGGCATGCAAGCGCAGTCCACCGGCGCGGAGCAGATCAGCCAAGCGCTCGAACAGTTGAGCGAGGCAGCCCAGCAAACGGTCGACAGCCTGCGGCAGTCCGGCGAGGCGATCGACGGGCTGAACACGGTGTCGCGCGATTTGCGCGATGGTGTTTCCCGATTCAAACTCAGCCCCGCCGCGACGTCGGGAAAACCCGCCGGGCGCTGA